ttcaaaacccCAAAAAAATCCTCACGGACATAGATGTTATGGGCTCAATTCTTATTATAACTGGTCTCACGTTACAGCTTCTTTACCTGAGCTTGGGGTGCTCCACTTCAAAACTATCATGGACTAGTCCATCTGTCTTACTGCTATTAGTTGGCAGCGTAATCattcttttattgtttatattgcatgaaaggaaaacaagTGCTAGAGCGATTATTCCTATGGAGTTAGTCAGTTCCTCCTATAGTTTCGTTGTACTTTTGATAAGTATACTTGTCGGTTTCGCCAGCTACGCATATCTTTTTACTTTACCATTATTCTTTCAGATTGTACTTGGAGATTCCACGGCAAAAGCTGGATTACGTCTCACGATTCCTTCTTTATTCACTCCAGTAGGCAGTCTTATAACAGGGTTTTCCATGAGCAAGTACAACTGTCTACGATTATTACTCTACATTGGTATCTCTCTGATGTTCTTGGGTaactttttgtttatgtttattgaaaaaacatCTCCAAACTGGTTAATTGGGTTATTTTTGGTCCCTGTAAATCTGGGACAGGGAATTACTTTTCCTACGACCTTGTTTACTTTCATATTTATGTTCCCTAAGAGTGACCAAGCTACTGCGACATCAACTTTATATCTATTCCGGAGCATTGGATCTGTATGGGGTGTTGCAATTTCAGCTGGTGTTATTCAATTATCTTTTGCGAGCTTTTTGCGTAGTAATTTAAAAGGTCTAATGGATGAAAGCaagataaagaaactaATAGTCAAGCTTAGCGCAAACTCTTCATACATTGGATCTTTACATGGCGAAGTAAAGGACACAGTCATAAATAGTTTTGACGCGGCAACAAAAAGGGCTCACCTACTGTCTACActgctttctttattggcATTAACACTGGGCATACTTAAAGACAATTTGGCGAAGCCTAAAAcgagaaaataaacaatatATACCGTTGGTCAATACATTAGCAGTATTGGACTAGGCATTCTACTTTTCATTAAGATTTCTAGTATTTTGAGGGGGTTGCAATGCTTCCAATTGGCCAACAGTGTTGAAACGCTAGCGATCACAACTTTTTCTATATTCTTATTTTACT
The nucleotide sequence above comes from Saccharomyces paradoxus chromosome II, complete sequence. Encoded proteins:
- the VBA2 gene encoding Vba2p (Permease of basic amino acids in the vacuolar membrane~similar to YBR293W) produces the protein MLKSVRHKSLPKNGDGNYGSIEGDEIPFVEYNEGAEDLDEDLDKDEDMALSRIPNLWIIEATLFSNVFLSGFDGTVTASTYQTIGNEFNQMSISNWITTAYLITSTSFQPLYGSFSDALGRRNCLFFANGAFTIGCLACSFSRNIYMLSFMRALTGIGGGGLITLSTIVNSDVIPSSKRGIFQAFQNLLLGFGAICGASFGGTIASSIGWRWCFLIQVPISVVSSILMNFYVPNQKEYNHQNSSIFQNPKKILTDIDVMGSILIITGLTLQLLYLSLGCSTSKLSWTSPSVLLLLVGSVIILLLFILHERKTSARAIIPMELVSSSYSFVVLLISILVGFASYAYLFTLPLFFQIVLGDSTAKAGLRLTIPSLFTPVGSLITGFSMSKYNCLRLLLYIGISLMFLGNFLFMFIEKTSPNWLIGLFLVPVNLGQGITFPTTLFTFIFMFPKSDQATATSTLYLFRSIGSVWGVAISAGVIQLSFASFLRSNLKGLMDESKIKKLIVKLSANSSYIGSLHGEVKDTVINSFDAATKRAHLLSTLLSLLALTLGILKDNLAKPKTRK